One region of Brassica napus cultivar Da-Ae chromosome A10, Da-Ae, whole genome shotgun sequence genomic DNA includes:
- the LOC106412875 gene encoding uncharacterized protein LOC106412875, protein MVFERTKIAPSDILKKAEEDAAIWFEVNFPTAESTPTMRVKTSTGALWISPPTGVLKCNIGSSWVNGRTNCGPAWRLRDTKGKVIMHSRRSHSSVHDQKEAELLATLWAVDCLKTTRFEKIIFESSFRLAREQLQFYRSVDDNHPHIARDFITKLQQMQAWSLDYVVPSRNVSAMKIAESVTSNHRYQSYISEDGLAWLQHQLEIDAQGSSVPST, encoded by the coding sequence ATGGTGTTTGAAAGAACCAAGATAGCGCCATCAGATATTCTCAAGAAAGCAGAGGAAGACGCAGCCATATGGTTTGAAGTGAACTTTCCAACAGCTGAGTCTACTCCGACCATGAGGGTAAAAACTAGCACAGGTGCTCTTTGGATTTCACCTCCCACAGGTGTTCTCAAATGTAACATCGGGTCTTCGTGGGTCAATGGTAGAACAAATTGCGGACCTGCATGGAGATTACGTGATACGAAAGGAAAGGTCATTATGCATAGCAGACGATCTCACTCTTCAGTTCACGACCAAAAGGAAGCTGAACTTCTGGCAACTTTATGGGCAGTAGATTGTCTAAAGACTACACGCTTTGAGAAGATCATATTTGAATCCTCCTTTCGTCTAGCGCGGGAACAGCTTCAGTTTTACCGTAGTGTAGATGATAATCACCCCCACATTGCTCGGGACTTCATCACAAAGCTGCAACAGATGCAAGCATGGAGCCTAGACTATGTGGTACCATCAAGAAACGTTAGTGCTATGAAGATTGCAGAGAGCGTGACATCAAACCACAGATATCAGTCTTACATATCCGAGGATGGCCTGGCTTGGCTTCAACATCAACTGGAAATAGATGCACAAGGATCATCTGTCCCCTCTACCTAA
- the LOC106415325 gene encoding photosystem II 22 kDa protein, chloroplastic-like produces the protein MAQTMLLTSGVSANQFLRNKNPLAQPKVHHFFLSGNSHVVLPSRRPSLVPLAIFKPKTKAAPKKVEKVKPKVEDGIFGTSGGIGFTKQNELFVGRVAMIGFAASLLGEALTGKGILAQLNLETGIPIYEAEPLLLFFILFTLLGAIGALGDRGKFVDDPPTGLEKAVIPPGKGVRSALGLKEQGPLFGFTKANELFVGRLAQLGIAFSLIGEIITGKGALAQLNIETGIPIQDIEPLVLLNVAFFFFAAINPGNGKFITDDGEES, from the exons ATGGCTCAAACCATGCTGCTTACTTCGGGAGTTTCTGCGAACCAATTCTTAAGGAACAAGAACCCTCTCGCTCAGCCCAAAGTTCACCATTTCTTCCTCTCGGGAAACTCTCATGTTGTTCTACCATCTCGAAGACCATCATTAGTACCTCTTGCCATCTTCAAACCCAAAACCAAAGCTGCTCCCAAAAAG GTTGAGAAGGTGAAGCCAAAGGTTGAAGACGGTATCTTCGGAACATCTGGTGGGATAGGTTTCACGAAGCAGAACGAGCTCTTTGTGGGTCGTGTTGCTATGATCGGTTTCGCT GCATCGTTGCTGGGTGAGGCGTTGACAGGGAAAGGTATATTAGCACAGTTGAATCTGGAGACAGGGATACCGATTTACGAAGCAGAGCCATTACTTCTCTTCTTCATATTGTTCACTCTGTTGGGTGCTATCGGAGCTCTTGGGGACAGAGGAAAATTCGTCGACGATCCTCCCACCGGACTTGAGAAAGCCGTCATTCCTCCCGGCAAAGGCGTCCGATCTGCCCTCGGTCTTAAAGAACAAG GTCCATTGTTTGGGTTCACGAAGGCAAACGAGTTGTTCGTAGGAAGATTGGCACAGTTGGGAATAGCATTTTCATTGATAGGAGAGATTATAACCGGGAAAGGAGCCTTGGCTCAACTCAACATTGAGACTGGTATTCCAATTCAAGATATTGAACCCCTCGTCCTCTTAAAcgttgctttcttcttctttgctgcCATTAATCCTGGTAATGGAAAGTTCATTACTGATGATGGTGAAGAAAGCTAA